In Pseudoalteromonas sp. NC201, a single window of DNA contains:
- the rlmM gene encoding 23S rRNA (cytidine(2498)-2'-O)-methyltransferase RlmM, which yields MSSIVIYCRGGFESDAAAEINHYAAKHGIAGYVKAKPNTAFVTFECFSPNDAETLAKKIDFKKLVFARQWFVGSLHTHMPIEDRVSVIKAAVEDFPLCGELRVETPDTNEGKELSKFCKKFSTPLSKALEKQNKLTREVKPAKPVLHVLFLANNTAYVGYSFSDNNSPFFMGIPRLRMPSDAPSRSTLKLDEAFHVFVPKDQQEIRVRAGMRAVDLGACPGGWTYQLVRRGMFVASIDNGPMNDDLMETGQVKHYREDGFKYRPEKRNIDWLVCDMVEKPTRVADLMVDWVVNAFARELIFNLKLPMKKRFDSVYECLTLIHEELQKYNVDYEIQAKHLYHDREEVTVHINVLKVPQNLYS from the coding sequence ATGTCGAGTATCGTTATCTATTGTCGCGGTGGTTTTGAAAGTGACGCCGCAGCCGAAATTAATCATTATGCTGCAAAGCATGGAATTGCTGGCTACGTAAAAGCTAAGCCGAATACTGCTTTTGTAACATTTGAGTGTTTTTCGCCAAATGATGCTGAGACCTTAGCGAAAAAAATCGACTTTAAGAAACTGGTGTTTGCAAGGCAGTGGTTTGTTGGCTCTTTACATACCCATATGCCGATTGAAGACAGAGTGAGCGTGATAAAAGCGGCTGTGGAAGATTTTCCTTTGTGTGGTGAGCTGCGCGTTGAAACGCCAGATACTAACGAAGGAAAGGAACTTTCTAAATTCTGCAAAAAGTTTTCAACGCCTTTGTCTAAGGCGCTCGAGAAGCAAAACAAGCTGACTCGTGAGGTAAAACCTGCCAAGCCTGTATTACATGTATTGTTCCTTGCCAATAACACCGCTTATGTTGGTTATTCGTTTAGTGATAACAATTCACCATTTTTTATGGGGATCCCACGTCTGAGAATGCCATCGGACGCACCAAGCCGCTCGACGCTAAAATTAGACGAGGCATTCCATGTCTTTGTGCCTAAAGATCAGCAAGAGATACGTGTGCGTGCGGGGATGCGAGCCGTTGATTTAGGTGCTTGTCCTGGTGGTTGGACATACCAACTCGTACGCCGTGGCATGTTTGTCGCCTCAATCGATAATGGCCCGATGAATGATGACCTGATGGAAACGGGACAAGTGAAGCACTACCGTGAAGATGGATTCAAATATCGCCCAGAAAAGCGCAATATTGATTGGCTGGTGTGTGATATGGTCGAAAAGCCAACGCGTGTTGCAGATTTAATGGTGGACTGGGTGGTGAATGCGTTCGCTCGAGAACTGATCTTTAACTTAAAGCTACCGATGAAAAAACGCTTCGATAGCGTGTATGAATGTCTTACGCTTATCCATGAAGAGCTGCAAAAGTACAATGTGGATTACGAGATCCAAGCAAAACACCTATATCATGACCGTGAGGAAGTCACAGTACATATTAATGTGCTTAAAGTACCGCAAAATTTGTATAGCTGA
- the pilB gene encoding type IV-A pilus assembly ATPase PilB: MEHHSPLLRKFITLGRVTAEQIKSRQSEANTTAELICLSSGMSSKELAEECLDLFKVPFFNLDHFNVSEIPPALVKEKLIRKHHILPLVQKGRKLYVAASDPTDFGAFENFEFSTGLQCEVLVADYKKLEAKIDQLFDATGGLSISEEEFKEFADLEVDDEPKQQNTNEDKDDAPIIVYINKILMDAIKKGASDLHFEPYEKKYRVRFRIDGLLHEMASPPNTLATRLAARIKVMAHLDIAEKRKPQDGRIKLKISERKSIDFRVSTLPTMWGEKIVMRILDSSSAMLGIDVLGYEPEQKQLYLDALEQPQGMILVTGPTGSGKTVSLYTGLNILNQPERNISTAEDPVEINLEGINQVQINTKADMTFANALRAFLRQDPDVVMVGEIRDLETAEISIKAAQTGHLVLSTLHTNSAPETLTRLLNMGVPAYNVASSVSLIIAQRLARRLCPKCKTPETLPEEALLGQGFTAEQIKEITLFAPKGCENCTDGYKGRVGIYEVVKITPELSHLIMEGGNSLEIAEKAEQLGFDNLRKSGLKKAAAGVTSLTEINRVTSY, translated from the coding sequence ATGGAACATCATTCCCCGCTACTGCGTAAATTTATTACCTTAGGGCGAGTTACTGCTGAGCAAATAAAGTCTCGCCAGTCAGAAGCAAACACCACCGCCGAGTTGATTTGCCTAAGTTCAGGAATGAGCTCCAAAGAGCTAGCTGAAGAATGCCTAGACTTATTCAAGGTGCCCTTTTTTAATCTTGATCACTTTAACGTTAGTGAAATTCCACCGGCGCTAGTCAAAGAAAAGCTGATCCGTAAGCACCATATTTTACCGCTGGTACAAAAAGGTAGAAAACTCTATGTAGCGGCTTCCGATCCTACTGATTTTGGCGCATTTGAGAACTTTGAGTTTAGTACTGGATTACAGTGTGAAGTCTTAGTCGCCGACTACAAAAAGCTCGAAGCAAAGATTGATCAGCTGTTTGATGCAACGGGCGGTCTCTCGATCTCTGAAGAAGAATTTAAAGAATTTGCCGACTTAGAAGTTGATGACGAGCCTAAACAGCAAAACACCAACGAAGATAAAGACGATGCGCCAATTATCGTTTATATCAATAAAATCTTAATGGACGCGATAAAGAAAGGCGCGTCGGATCTGCACTTTGAGCCCTACGAAAAAAAATACCGCGTGCGTTTTCGTATCGATGGCCTGCTGCATGAGATGGCAAGTCCACCAAACACACTGGCTACTCGCCTCGCCGCCCGTATCAAAGTGATGGCGCACTTAGACATAGCGGAAAAACGTAAACCGCAAGATGGCCGCATTAAATTAAAGATCTCCGAGCGCAAAAGTATCGATTTTCGTGTGAGTACACTGCCTACCATGTGGGGCGAGAAAATCGTAATGCGTATTCTAGATTCGTCCAGCGCCATGCTCGGCATTGACGTGCTAGGTTATGAACCAGAGCAAAAGCAGCTTTATCTCGACGCACTAGAGCAGCCTCAGGGCATGATTTTGGTAACCGGCCCAACGGGTTCCGGTAAAACCGTGTCACTTTACACTGGCTTGAATATTCTTAATCAGCCAGAGCGCAATATCAGCACGGCGGAAGACCCTGTCGAAATAAACCTTGAGGGTATTAACCAAGTACAAATCAATACCAAAGCAGATATGACTTTCGCCAATGCCTTGAGAGCATTTTTGCGTCAGGATCCGGATGTGGTGATGGTTGGTGAGATCCGTGACCTTGAAACCGCTGAGATCTCGATAAAAGCCGCCCAAACCGGTCACTTAGTATTGAGTACGCTGCACACTAACTCTGCGCCTGAAACACTCACTCGCCTATTAAACATGGGCGTGCCAGCATACAACGTAGCAAGCTCGGTGAGTTTGATTATTGCCCAGCGTCTCGCAAGACGCCTTTGTCCTAAGTGTAAAACACCTGAAACGCTGCCGGAAGAAGCCTTGTTAGGGCAAGGCTTTACTGCCGAGCAAATTAAAGAGATTACCCTTTTCGCGCCTAAAGGCTGTGAAAACTGTACCGACGGTTACAAAGGCCGTGTGGGTATTTATGAGGTGGTAAAAATCACGCCAGAGCTTTCGCACCTGATCATGGAAGGGGGCAATTCTCTTGAGATTGCCGAAAAAGCAGAGCAGTTAGGTTTTGATAACTTACGTAAATCTGGCCTGAAAAAAGCCGCCGCAGGGGTGACATCGCTTACAGAAATCAACCGCGTAACGAGTTATTAA
- the coaE gene encoding dephospho-CoA kinase (Dephospho-CoA kinase (CoaE) performs the final step in coenzyme A biosynthesis.): MLKTNNWILGVTGGIGAGKTAITNHLQQKGIEIVDADIVAREVVALGSAGLQAIADEFGSAILQPDGNLDRAKLRAIIFADADKKQWLNELLHPLIRNEILTQLNAAQSDYVVLAAPLLFENGLERYCDATLLVDVAVDTQIARTTSRDSVDAAQVNRIIESQLPRSDKQAKADYILDNDRPLLESLQEADRLHSEFINLAKVKVRLNN, encoded by the coding sequence ATGCTAAAAACGAATAATTGGATTTTAGGGGTGACGGGCGGTATTGGTGCGGGTAAAACGGCCATCACTAACCACTTGCAGCAAAAAGGGATAGAGATTGTTGACGCCGATATCGTCGCACGAGAAGTAGTCGCGCTTGGCAGCGCTGGCCTGCAAGCAATTGCTGATGAGTTTGGCAGTGCCATTTTACAGCCTGACGGCAACTTAGACAGGGCCAAGTTAAGAGCCATTATTTTTGCTGATGCCGACAAAAAACAGTGGCTTAATGAGCTACTTCACCCACTTATCCGTAATGAAATACTCACGCAGTTAAACGCAGCGCAAAGCGATTACGTGGTTTTAGCGGCGCCCCTGCTGTTCGAAAATGGCTTAGAGCGCTACTGCGACGCCACTTTACTTGTTGATGTCGCGGTTGATACGCAAATCGCAAGAACAACCAGCCGTGATTCGGTAGATGCAGCGCAAGTAAACCGTATTATCGAGTCGCAGTTACCGCGCTCAGATAAACAAGCAAAAGCGGACTACATACTAGACAACGACCGACCGCTACTTGAAAGCCTGCAAGAGGCAGATAGATTACACAGTGAGTTTATCAATCTAGCAAAAGTGAAAGTAAGACTAAATAATTAG
- a CDS encoding prepilin peptidase, protein MQDIINLMQTQLWYWLLTVGLVSLCIGSFLNVVILRLPKMMKQSWQSECRVLLADELPKQTTEAPVFNLIKPNSQCPSCKTPIKAWQNIPLISWLLLKGKCNHCDASISVRYPLVELTTALLSTWVAWHFGATLEATLYILITWVLVALTVIDIDEMLLPDQLTLPTLWLVLVASCFGVGIEPNDAIIGAAIGYLSLWSVYWLFKLLTGKEGMGYGDFKLLAIFGALMGWQAILTIVLLSSLVGAIIGSIQLSVQGRDKATPIPFGPYLAIAGWITLMYGEQLQLWYVNLIM, encoded by the coding sequence ATGCAAGATATTATCAACTTGATGCAAACCCAGTTATGGTATTGGTTACTCACTGTCGGACTCGTTAGTCTTTGCATCGGTAGCTTTCTCAATGTGGTTATTCTTCGCTTACCTAAAATGATGAAGCAGAGCTGGCAATCAGAATGTCGCGTGTTGCTCGCCGATGAGCTACCCAAACAAACCACTGAAGCACCCGTATTTAATTTAATTAAACCAAATTCTCAATGCCCGAGCTGTAAAACGCCGATTAAAGCGTGGCAAAACATTCCACTGATCAGCTGGCTATTATTAAAAGGCAAATGCAACCACTGCGACGCGTCAATCTCTGTCCGCTATCCTTTGGTGGAGCTAACAACCGCCCTACTCTCCACATGGGTTGCGTGGCATTTTGGTGCCACTTTAGAAGCTACTCTGTACATTTTAATTACTTGGGTGTTAGTCGCACTTACGGTTATCGATATCGACGAAATGTTGCTGCCCGATCAGTTAACACTACCAACCTTATGGTTAGTACTGGTTGCCAGTTGTTTTGGTGTTGGCATCGAGCCCAATGATGCCATCATTGGTGCGGCCATAGGTTATTTGAGTTTATGGAGTGTGTATTGGCTCTTTAAATTACTTACAGGTAAAGAAGGCATGGGCTATGGCGACTTTAAACTGCTAGCCATCTTTGGGGCATTGATGGGCTGGCAAGCAATTCTAACCATAGTGCTACTTTCAAGCCTGGTCGGGGCAATTATTGGTAGCATCCAATTAAGTGTTCAAGGCAGAGATAAAGCCACCCCAATCCCATTTGGCCCTTACTTAGCCATCGCAGGCTGGATCACCTTAATGTACGGCGAGCAGCTGCAGCTGTGGTACGTAAACTTAATAATGTAA
- a CDS encoding type II secretion system F family protein, which produces MKSDKNNANNLDTFIWSGVNNRGKKLQGEMTGQSVALVKAQLRKQGVIPSKVKRKPKPLFGFGGAKKITAADIATTTRQIATMLMAGVSLVQTLEMLSKGIKNKSLSKLIGHICDEVKAGQPLARSLRAHPRYFDELYCDLVHSGEQSGALDTIFDRVALYKEKSEALKSKIKKALFYPVAVIAVALIVTGILLIFVVPQFQDIFNGFGAELPAFTLMVIAISEFMQEYWWVFVLGIGLFGYTYKEMLIRSPAVKHFNDRMMLRIPVIGEILKKAAVARYARTLSTTFAAGVPLGDALDSAAGASGNIIYKNAIKEIKAEVNSGNQMHWAMHNTKVFPDMVVQMVSIGEESGSLDGMLAKVANIYEQEVDDAVDGLSSLLEPLIMVVLGVLIGGLIIAMYLPIFQLGSVI; this is translated from the coding sequence ATGAAATCAGATAAGAATAATGCTAATAACTTAGACACTTTTATATGGTCCGGTGTCAATAACCGAGGAAAAAAGCTTCAAGGTGAAATGACAGGTCAGAGTGTCGCTTTGGTGAAAGCTCAACTTCGCAAGCAAGGCGTTATTCCGTCAAAAGTAAAGCGAAAACCCAAACCCTTATTTGGTTTTGGTGGCGCAAAGAAAATAACCGCCGCAGATATTGCGACTACCACCAGACAAATTGCCACCATGTTGATGGCTGGTGTTTCTTTGGTACAGACCTTAGAAATGCTCTCAAAAGGAATAAAAAATAAAAGCCTATCAAAGTTAATTGGCCACATTTGCGATGAAGTTAAAGCAGGACAACCTCTTGCTAGATCACTGCGTGCTCATCCAAGATATTTCGATGAACTTTATTGCGATCTTGTCCACTCAGGCGAACAATCGGGAGCACTAGATACTATTTTTGATCGAGTAGCTCTATATAAAGAAAAATCAGAAGCACTAAAGTCCAAAATTAAAAAAGCATTATTTTATCCAGTCGCTGTTATTGCTGTAGCCCTAATTGTTACTGGTATTTTGCTTATTTTCGTTGTACCTCAGTTTCAGGATATATTTAACGGTTTTGGTGCCGAACTCCCAGCTTTTACGCTAATGGTTATCGCGATTTCCGAATTTATGCAGGAATATTGGTGGGTATTTGTACTTGGTATTGGCCTTTTTGGTTACACCTATAAAGAAATGCTTATTCGCAGCCCTGCGGTAAAGCATTTTAATGACCGTATGATGTTACGTATCCCAGTGATTGGCGAGATCCTTAAAAAGGCAGCCGTAGCGCGTTATGCTCGCACACTTTCTACTACCTTTGCTGCGGGTGTTCCCCTTGGTGATGCGCTCGATTCTGCCGCAGGTGCATCGGGCAATATTATTTATAAAAACGCAATTAAAGAAATTAAAGCAGAGGTTAACTCGGGTAACCAAATGCACTGGGCAATGCATAACACCAAGGTCTTCCCTGATATGGTGGTGCAAATGGTGTCTATCGGTGAAGAATCGGGCTCGCTAGATGGTATGCTGGCAAAGGTTGCCAACATTTATGAGCAAGAAGTCGATGATGCGGTGGATGGCCTTTCTAGCCTATTAGAACCATTAATTATGGTGGTCCTCGGCGTACTGATCGGTGGCCTTATCATTGCCATGTACTTACCGATATTCCAACTAGGCTCTGTTATTTAA
- a CDS encoding prepilin-type N-terminal cleavage/methylation domain-containing protein, translating into MVFASRANSYKYQGYSVSLGYSLLEVMVVIAIISILASIAIPLFDNKFKKARFVEVIIAVEAVKKGVETCYVTRGAYQLENCNTFQKLGLSLSSISSPLHVSSVQISFDSTIKITGIANPSASNGTNDNYILEGSESNNTIIWSLNSSSTCIAEGTC; encoded by the coding sequence ATGGTCTTTGCTAGTAGGGCAAATTCATACAAATACCAAGGCTATTCTGTTAGCCTTGGATATTCTTTGTTGGAAGTTATGGTTGTAATAGCTATTATCTCCATTCTAGCAAGTATAGCCATACCCCTTTTTGACAACAAATTTAAAAAAGCAAGATTTGTTGAAGTGATAATTGCAGTAGAAGCTGTAAAGAAAGGAGTTGAAACTTGCTACGTAACTAGAGGAGCTTATCAGTTAGAAAACTGCAATACATTTCAAAAACTTGGTCTATCTTTATCATCAATAAGTTCTCCATTACACGTAAGCTCTGTTCAAATAAGCTTTGACTCAACAATAAAAATTACGGGTATTGCTAACCCGAGCGCTTCAAATGGTACAAATGACAACTACATTCTTGAAGGTTCTGAAAGCAACAACACTATCATTTGGTCTCTTAATTCATCTAGTACTTGCATCGCAGAAGGCACCTGCTAA
- a CDS encoding pilin → MTQKQQGGFTLIELMIVIAIIGILAAVALPAYQNYTKKARFTEVVLAAESVKQLVDICFQTRGAGVLANCDTAAEIGLDADGAAAGTHVASVAVTETTAVITATGAASVDSSTFVLTPTATNGTLTWAQTGDCIADGLC, encoded by the coding sequence ATGACTCAAAAACAACAGGGTGGTTTTACCCTAATCGAACTAATGATTGTTATCGCAATCATCGGTATTCTTGCAGCAGTAGCTCTGCCTGCTTACCAAAACTATACGAAAAAAGCGCGCTTTACAGAAGTAGTGTTGGCGGCCGAATCGGTAAAACAACTGGTCGATATTTGCTTCCAAACTCGTGGCGCTGGTGTTTTAGCTAATTGTGATACTGCTGCCGAAATCGGTCTGGATGCTGATGGTGCAGCAGCTGGAACGCACGTAGCCTCAGTTGCAGTTACAGAAACAACTGCCGTAATTACAGCAACGGGTGCCGCATCAGTTGACAGCAGTACATTTGTACTTACCCCGACAGCAACCAATGGAACATTAACATGGGCCCAAACTGGTGACTGTATAGCCGATGGTCTTTGCTAG
- the nadC gene encoding carboxylating nicotinate-nucleotide diphosphorylase — MIDQNLISQLVKQALDEDLNYQTPNEGDITAALIPETQQANAYVITREDCVFVGKALIEEVFQQVDPSVSVNVLVNDGDFVAANTRLFTASGSARAILTAERTALNFVQTLSGTATTTAKYVEVLSGTQTKLLDTRKTIPGLRALQKYAVKCGGGKNHRIGLFDAYLIKENHIAARGSIAKAVATARNNHPDKPVEVEVENLGELQQALDAGSDIIMLDNFSVSEIQQAVEITQGKAKLEVSGNMTIEILTTYAQAGVDFISSGALTKHVQSIDLSMRFE, encoded by the coding sequence ATGATTGACCAAAACCTTATCAGCCAATTGGTAAAGCAGGCGCTAGACGAAGACCTTAATTATCAAACACCAAACGAAGGTGATATTACCGCAGCCCTTATCCCAGAAACGCAGCAAGCAAATGCCTATGTGATCACAAGGGAAGATTGTGTGTTCGTTGGCAAGGCGTTAATCGAAGAAGTTTTTCAACAAGTTGACCCAAGTGTTAGCGTCAACGTACTTGTGAACGACGGCGATTTTGTCGCCGCCAACACTCGCTTGTTTACCGCAAGCGGCTCAGCGAGAGCGATTCTAACCGCAGAGCGCACGGCGCTTAATTTTGTACAAACGCTATCGGGCACGGCAACCACCACAGCAAAATATGTTGAGGTGTTAAGTGGTACGCAAACCAAACTGCTAGATACACGTAAAACCATCCCAGGATTAAGAGCGCTACAAAAATACGCCGTTAAATGTGGCGGTGGTAAAAATCACAGAATTGGCCTCTTCGACGCGTATCTTATTAAAGAAAACCACATTGCCGCCCGTGGCAGTATCGCCAAAGCCGTTGCGACTGCACGTAATAACCACCCAGACAAGCCGGTGGAAGTTGAAGTAGAAAACCTAGGCGAATTACAACAAGCCTTAGATGCGGGCAGCGATATTATTATGCTGGACAACTTCAGCGTAAGTGAAATTCAACAAGCGGTTGAAATCACGCAAGGCAAAGCTAAGCTAGAAGTCTCTGGTAATATGACCATTGAAATTTTGACGACTTACGCACAAGCCGGTGTTGATTTTATTTCAAGCGGCGCACTGACCAAACATGTACAAAGCATCGACCTGTCGATGCGCTTCGAATAA
- the ampD gene encoding 1,6-anhydro-N-acetylmuramyl-L-alanine amidase AmpD: MNWLPFAKHKQSPHYDERPQACEIDLLVIHNISLPAGCFGTPYVEDLFMGTLDCGAHPTFSDLEGVRVSAHCVIRRDGSITQYVPFIERAWHAGVSQWQGRTRCNDFAIGIEMEGTDTTPYTEAQYASLVKTTRWLQQHYPKLTNDRIVGHNDIAPGRKTDPGAAFDWQHYFTLLNNQES; encoded by the coding sequence TTGAATTGGCTACCTTTTGCTAAACACAAGCAATCCCCGCATTACGATGAAAGACCACAAGCGTGTGAGATAGATTTACTGGTGATCCACAATATCTCGCTGCCTGCAGGGTGCTTTGGCACGCCTTATGTGGAAGACTTATTTATGGGCACGCTGGACTGCGGCGCACATCCAACTTTTTCTGACTTAGAGGGAGTAAGGGTGTCGGCGCACTGCGTTATACGTCGTGACGGTAGCATCACCCAATACGTTCCCTTCATTGAACGGGCTTGGCATGCTGGAGTGTCGCAGTGGCAAGGTCGAACGCGTTGTAATGACTTTGCAATTGGTATTGAAATGGAGGGCACAGACACCACGCCATATACCGAAGCACAATATGCGAGTTTAGTAAAAACAACGCGTTGGCTGCAGCAGCACTATCCAAAGCTGACGAATGATCGTATTGTAGGGCACAATGATATTGCTCCTGGAAGAAAGACAGATCCGGGGGCTGCATTTGATTGGCAGCATTATTTTACCTTGTTAAATAACCAAGAGAGCTAG
- the ampE gene encoding beta-lactamase regulator AmpE, giving the protein MILISIIIALIIERLGARANYWQVDYYLQSYYAKTKSWTQPNAMLGSHFGVMLWLVIPALVVAFIYSLSDFVFWQFAINICVLLVCFGCAKYRKLYKGYLNALTRGDNEAATLYALQMGQDKLEDEPGGETFGQTLSWINFQHYCGVIFWFVALGAPGAVLYAMVRQIVHWHHEQENPPLQHVFEQFCRLFYWLNWLPARIASFGFLIIGNFSKGTSSWLKYVLDFKTTNRQIVTSTALAAEQIEQQFLGCTFEASCMMRLVKRNILFYLVIIAVLTLFGWVE; this is encoded by the coding sequence ATGATCTTAATTTCTATCATCATCGCGCTTATTATTGAACGACTTGGCGCGCGGGCGAATTACTGGCAAGTCGATTATTACCTGCAAAGTTACTATGCGAAAACCAAATCTTGGACCCAGCCAAATGCCATGTTGGGCTCGCATTTCGGTGTGATGCTTTGGTTAGTTATTCCTGCATTGGTCGTTGCTTTTATTTACAGTCTAAGTGACTTTGTATTTTGGCAGTTTGCAATCAATATCTGTGTGCTCCTAGTCTGTTTTGGTTGTGCAAAATATCGCAAGCTTTATAAAGGCTATTTAAATGCGCTGACCAGAGGTGATAACGAAGCGGCTACGCTTTATGCGTTACAAATGGGGCAAGACAAATTAGAAGATGAGCCGGGCGGCGAGACGTTTGGTCAGACGCTTTCGTGGATCAACTTTCAACATTACTGCGGAGTTATTTTTTGGTTTGTGGCGTTGGGCGCACCGGGTGCTGTGCTATATGCGATGGTAAGGCAAATTGTGCATTGGCATCATGAGCAAGAAAACCCGCCGCTACAGCATGTGTTTGAGCAGTTTTGCCGGTTATTTTATTGGCTAAATTGGCTTCCGGCACGGATCGCAAGCTTTGGTTTTTTGATCATTGGTAACTTTAGTAAAGGTACATCAAGTTGGTTGAAGTATGTACTAGATTTTAAAACCACAAATCGTCAAATCGTCACAAGCACTGCACTTGCGGCTGAGCAAATTGAACAGCAGTTTTTAGGTTGTACCTTTGAAGCAAGCTGTATGATGCGCCTCGTGAAGCGCAATATTTTGTTTTATCTCGTGATTATTGCTGTATTAACCTTATTTGGTTGGGTGGAGTAG